The Armatimonadota bacterium genome has a segment encoding these proteins:
- a CDS encoding SEC-C metal-binding domain-containing protein, with protein MNTERRIRRYVTPKKRTRFRPMSKRRRGYPSETAVGRGTRIVHGDKELLEKLGDYDPCPCGSGRRFQALLPQFRRL; from the coding sequence ATGAACACAGAACGGAGGATACGCAGATACGTCACACCGAAGAAGAGAACTCGTTTCCGGCCGATGAGCAAGCGCCGGCGCGGATATCCGTCTGAGACGGCTGTGGGCCGAGGCACGCGAATCGTTCACGGGGACAAGGAGTTGTTGGAGAAGCTCGGCGATTACGATCCCTGTCCATGCGGCTCGGGACGGCGCTTTCAAGCGCTGCTGCCGCAATTCCGGCGCCTTTGA
- a CDS encoding DUF1801 domain-containing protein — protein MSIIDDYLATVPPAEKAEFQRIRGIVKRLVPSVEEGVSYGMPAYLYNGKPVLSAIANKRFLSIYPFSGKVIDRLKEKLTGFECTSGSVHFTVERPVPEALLEEIIACRLQEIDAPKRKS, from the coding sequence ATGTCAATCATCGATGATTACCTTGCGACGGTCCCTCCTGCCGAAAAGGCCGAGTTCCAGCGGATCCGCGGCATCGTCAAGCGCCTGGTTCCTTCCGTCGAGGAAGGGGTCAGCTACGGAATGCCCGCGTACCTGTACAACGGAAAACCGGTGCTGAGCGCCATCGCCAACAAACGTTTCCTCAGCATTTACCCGTTCAGCGGCAAGGTCATCGATAGGCTTAAAGAGAAACTGACCGGCTTTGAATGCACCAGCGGCAGCGTCCATTTCACAGTGGAACGCCCTGTCCCTGAAGCTCTCCTCGAGGAGATCATCGCCTGCCGCCTTCAGGAGATTGATGCACCCAAACGCAAATCCTGA
- a CDS encoding YdeI/OmpD-associated family protein — protein sequence MPPIHFQAMLVRSEESDWTGSGVLLVLPKDSSAHLPSRGMNLVKGTINDVPFQAVLEPDGQGSHWFKVNETVLDAAGADAGDAVVAAIEPTKDWPEPKVPADLSKALSADPEAHAHWTDITPMARWDWIRWIGAAKQVATRKRRVDSICSRLKAGKRRPCCFDRNQCTLTDA from the coding sequence ATGCCCCCGATCCACTTTCAAGCAATGCTGGTCCGGTCTGAAGAGAGCGATTGGACCGGCTCCGGAGTCCTTCTTGTGCTGCCTAAGGACTCAAGCGCGCATCTTCCATCGCGAGGAATGAATCTGGTCAAGGGGACCATTAATGACGTCCCCTTCCAGGCTGTGCTTGAGCCCGATGGACAGGGAAGTCATTGGTTCAAAGTCAACGAAACCGTCCTTGATGCTGCCGGTGCGGATGCGGGTGATGCGGTAGTGGCGGCGATTGAACCAACGAAGGACTGGCCTGAACCCAAGGTGCCGGCGGACTTAAGCAAAGCTCTCTCAGCTGACCCGGAAGCACATGCCCATTGGACGGATATTACGCCGATGGCACGTTGGGACTGGATTCGCTGGATAGGGGCTGCCAAGCAGGTCGCAACGCGTAAGCGACGAGTTGACAGTATCTGCTCGAGGCTGAAGGCCGGAAAGCGACGTCCGTGTTGCTTTGATCGAAACCAATGCACTCTGACTGACGCGTAG
- a CDS encoding HEAT repeat domain-containing protein: MRVRSCGKPPATGSEGVASGIGPIETRGVRTKVLMNRNWKIPGWVLIPLLASSLPAPAAAATVRERLVQAAAGSRDLFGKSAELSDEDAKMRAMEPEVPEDREAGSPPKYARAPEVAAYTKLRPWSVAYRRPYGAGWPVVDVKEWPAVSDAGSLRKLLGDPDGVVRSLAVEALGSLYQPEDVPRIAALLDDQAAGAIVLGWSMPGSVVYTPIWGENPVVPERSWHERTVSTYAREALKIMTGHRFDGRYPSRVTFTEWWKTHNLGYSALWYWQQRLNREASARPVLVRAADETEMAFWDRSRTAARAYEAALHKVTVAELRKQPADVQWKVFLLTINVSGGWNEDGSMPPNSLFPDGLSIPLKPARLKELIAGTNLWSEVADVEGGRCLMLERLALCADQIVRGYAEPMAFKRALAKALEKEDSHSWNRPVLVSRLLLPAPKGRINDPEFREGYLRKALADENEIVPLEKIGGPRAIAPEHIGYFREQVAAEMVRGNLKVAYPQFLYHSR; this comes from the coding sequence ATGAGAGTCAGATCATGTGGCAAGCCGCCTGCGACAGGCAGTGAGGGTGTCGCGAGCGGAATCGGACCGATCGAAACCCGCGGCGTAAGGACAAAGGTGCTGATGAACCGAAACTGGAAGATTCCCGGATGGGTGTTGATACCTCTACTCGCCTCCTCTCTGCCGGCTCCGGCGGCCGCCGCAACCGTCCGCGAACGTCTGGTCCAGGCCGCCGCGGGCTCACGGGACCTGTTCGGTAAATCGGCGGAGCTTTCCGATGAAGACGCGAAGATGCGCGCCATGGAGCCGGAGGTTCCCGAGGACCGAGAGGCCGGCTCACCGCCAAAGTATGCGAGAGCCCCCGAGGTCGCGGCCTACACAAAGCTGCGGCCATGGTCCGTAGCCTACCGTCGGCCATACGGGGCTGGCTGGCCTGTGGTAGACGTCAAAGAGTGGCCTGCCGTTTCGGATGCCGGTAGTCTGCGAAAGCTGTTGGGAGACCCGGACGGCGTGGTGCGGAGCCTGGCTGTAGAGGCATTGGGATCGCTGTACCAGCCGGAAGACGTCCCGCGTATTGCCGCGCTCCTGGACGACCAGGCAGCGGGAGCGATTGTGCTGGGTTGGAGCATGCCTGGTAGCGTAGTCTACACGCCTATCTGGGGGGAAAACCCGGTGGTTCCAGAACGATCGTGGCACGAGCGGACCGTGTCAACGTATGCGCGTGAAGCCCTCAAGATCATGACGGGGCATCGTTTTGACGGCAGATACCCCTCGCGGGTCACGTTCACCGAATGGTGGAAGACCCATAACCTGGGCTACTCCGCTCTGTGGTACTGGCAACAGCGGTTGAATCGGGAGGCAAGCGCCCGTCCGGTGCTGGTGCGGGCTGCCGATGAAACGGAAATGGCATTCTGGGATCGCAGCCGGACGGCAGCAAGGGCTTACGAGGCGGCACTGCACAAGGTCACTGTCGCGGAACTCCGAAAACAGCCGGCGGATGTACAGTGGAAAGTGTTCCTTCTCACGATCAATGTCTCTGGCGGCTGGAATGAGGATGGGAGCATGCCGCCTAACTCGTTGTTCCCTGATGGCTTGAGTATCCCCCTCAAGCCGGCGCGCCTGAAGGAACTGATAGCCGGCACAAACCTGTGGTCCGAGGTGGCGGATGTCGAGGGCGGTCGATGCCTGATGCTGGAGCGCCTTGCCCTGTGCGCGGATCAGATCGTCCGGGGATACGCCGAGCCGATGGCGTTCAAGCGTGCGCTGGCGAAGGCGCTGGAGAAGGAGGATTCGCACTCGTGGAACCGTCCTGTACTGGTCTCCAGGCTTCTGCTGCCGGCTCCGAAAGGCCGGATCAACGACCCGGAGTTCCGGGAAGGATATCTTCGGAAAGCGCTCGCGGATGAGAACGAGATCGTTCCGCTT